Within the Armatimonadota bacterium genome, the region CTCATGCTAGTGCTTTTTCACGGCATCCTGGATTTTACCCGCGCCCTCTTTCACGGCGCCTTTCACCTTATCCAACGTTCCCTCGGCCTCGAGGTCCTTGTTGCCCGTGGCTGCTCCGACCTTCTTCTTGACGTCACCCTTGATCTCGTCAAGTTTCCCTTCGATGCGATTCTTGTTCATCGGTTCCCCTCCTCTCAGGAGAACCATACCCGGCGGTGCGCCCAGCCCAATCATAAACCGCTGGTTATTCCGGAGGCCGAACACAATCTTCGCCTTCGCTCAGGCGTTCTAATCCACGTCTCTCTGGACGCTTTCCTCCCTGCGCACGTGCCCGTGCCCGGCGTGGAGAGAGGGGGGCGCCCATTCGGGCGCCCCCCT harbors:
- a CDS encoding CsbD family protein, yielding MNKNRIEGKLDEIKGDVKKKVGAATGNKDLEAEGTLDKVKGAVKEGAGKIQDAVKKH